The genome window TAAATGTGCTGGTGAAATGAATATTCCGGATGGTGAAGTATTTACTGCACCAGTTCGTGATTCTATCAACGGCACACTTACTTACAACACACCTTCCCCTTACCAAGGCTTTACGTTTGAAAATGTATCTTTCACATTTAAGGATGGAAAAATTATCGAAGCAACTGCGAATGATACAGCTCGTATTAATAAAGTCTTAGATACAGATGAAGGCGCGCGCTTCGTTGGCGAATTCGCTATTGGGGTTAACCCGTTCATCCACGAACCAATGCAAGATATTCTGTTTGACGAAAAAATTGAAGGTAGTTTCCACTTTACGCCTGGTCAATGTTATGACGAAGCATTTAATGGCAACCAATCTGCTATTCACTGGGATTTAGTTAACATTCAACGTGCCGATTACGGCGGCGGCGAAATTTACTTTGATGATGTTCTCATTCGTAAAGATGGTATTTTCGTCCTTCCAGAATTAGAAGCACTTAATCCAGAAAACTTAGTATAAAAAAAGACGCTTAGGATTAATTCCTAAGCGTTTTTTATTTTAAACAATTGTTTTTTCACCGGGTTGCCAGTTGATTGGGCACAGTCCACCTGTTTGAAGCGCTTGTAGAACTCTTAAAACTTCATCGACTTCACGGCCGATATTATTATGGTGTACCACTTCGTACTGGATTTCACCTTTGGGATTGATAATGAAAAGACCACGTAGCGCAACGCCTTCTTCCTCAATCAATACTCCGTAATCACTAGCTACTTGATGATTCGTATCCGCAGCAAGTGGGTAGTTTAATTTACCAATTCCACCTTCTTTAATTGGTGTGTTCGTCCATGCAAGATGCGAATGAATCGTATCTGTAGAAGCGCCAATTATGCGTGCATTTAATGCATCAAATTCATCTGACCGAGCGGAAATAGCAACGATTTCTGTCGGACAAACAAATGTAAAGTCCATTGGATAGAAAAAGAGAATCGTCCATTTGTCGTCTTCTATATTTTTTTCTAGACTCACTTTACCAAAAGTCTGATTTGGCATAACTGCTTCCATTTCAAATCTTGGAGCTTGTGTGCCTACTAAACGTTCTGCCACTTTTATCCCTCCATTAATTATGTAGTTGTATTTTGTATCACATGATATATTTTAATACACTGAAGAAATACTGTAAAGCTTTATTTATACTAATTATAAACAAGAAAAGAGCATGCCCTGAATTCGGCATGCTCTATTTAGTCATTAATTAATCGCACTTTTTTTCAAGTCAGCTTCTGTTAAAAATTCATGATCAAGCACTTTTTCATAAGCAGCCTGGAATTTTTGAACGTCTCCTGCCCCCATGAACAAAATAACAGCTTCTGGGTATTTCAAGAGCTCTTCAGTGTGCTCTTCTTTGATAATGTGGTTCCCTTTTGTTTTGTGCGCTAAATCAGCA of Listeria monocytogenes contains these proteins:
- a CDS encoding peroxiredoxin, with the protein product MAERLVGTQAPRFEMEAVMPNQTFGKVSLEKNIEDDKWTILFFYPMDFTFVCPTEIVAISARSDEFDALNARIIGASTDTIHSHLAWTNTPIKEGGIGKLNYPLAADTNHQVASDYGVLIEEEGVALRGLFIINPKGEIQYEVVHHNNIGREVDEVLRVLQALQTGGLCPINWQPGEKTIV